CGCACCCGAATTCGCGTTACTGCGCGCCCATCGATCAGTGCCCTACTGCTGCAGCGGAGTGGAACGACCCGCATGGAGTCCCTATCTCTGCCATCTTCTTCGGTGGCCGTCGTGCGTCGACGATCCCGTTGATCACCGAGGCATTCGACTGGCAACACGGGGTGTTTCTGGCCTCGATACTGTCTTCGGAAACGACGGCCGCCTCGGCGGGAAGCGTCGGGGTGGTCCGTCGCGATCCCATGGCGATGCTCCCCTTCATCGGCTACCACGTCGGTGACTACTTCCAGCATTGGCTCGATATCGGGTCCCTCGCTGGTTCGCCAGGGGCGCTACCGAAGATCTTCTACGTGAACTGGTTTCGTCGCGGTGATGACGGAACCTTCTTATGGCCGGGCTTCGGTGAGAACCTCCGGGTCATCGACTGGGCGTTGCGCCGAATCGACGGACTGGTCGACGCGGACCCTTCTCCCCTGGGCTACGTTCCCACCTCCGGCTCACTCGATCTCACCGGACTCGACATCGATCGCGCCGATGTCGACACTGCGATGACACCCGACACCGACGAACTACTCGCGGAACTAACACTCATCGACCAGTGGTACGCGACGATAGGCGGCGATAAACTCCCCGATGCTCTACGCCAAGAGCTGAACTGGCTCAAAGCGCGTCTGAGCGGCTACCCGAGCGCGCTGACCGACTCCGATTGGAACCCGATTCGATGACCACCGCACCTCGACCGAGCGTCCGGCAGATCGCCGCCTATCTCGCAGGCCGACCACTACCCGAGAAGTTCAGCGCCTGGGTCATCCACGACATCACCGGACCGGGTTCCACGCGGCACTACGCAACCCGATGCATCGTCCCGCTGGTCCCGCTGCTGGCCGTGTGTCTGCTCGTGCCGGGCCCACTGTTCGTCCGCGCCGGCATGATGCTGATCCTGTTGCTCCCGTTCGTCTATTTCATGATCGCTCTCAAACCGATCTATCAGCGCCATCGCCTGGTCACCCATGGGCTCGATCCCGCGCTGTTGACCGCATACAAGCAACGCACTATCGACGACGACGCGGCCCGCTATTCGGCGCGCTACCGTGGTTTCTGATCGATCGCGCGAAGTAAAAGCTCTTCGATCCGAAGATGAACAGGATCCGTATCATCCTCTGTCGCAATGATACTGAGAAACAGTGAGGCTCCCGCCGCCATCGCGATCAGCGCTCTAGCGTCGAGCATGGCGTCGTCCGCTGCATCCCGCGACGAACCTGCGGAGAACAGTTCGGCGGGAGGCCCGCTGAAGCTCTGCCAGAGCTGACGACGAAGATCCTCGTTACGAGTGAAGGTACTGATCAGACCCGGAACTGCTGCGCGCACTTCTGGTTTGGCGAACAGCTCGCGGCTGCCTGTTGCCACCCATCGCACCCAACCGTTCGGGTCCGTACCGTCGAACGGTTCGAGGTCGGGGGTTGCTCCGAGGATCGAGTGCAACACCAGCTCAGCTTTGGACGACCATCTTCGATCGATGGTGCCGCGACCGACGCCGGCACGGGCCGCGACGCCACGCATGCTCAATTCTTCCCAACCGAGCTCCATCAGTAGCTCGCGGGTAGCCGACAACACTCGGTCGTCGACGCTGCTGTCTCGGGGGCGGCCAGCCCGACCTTTGCCGCTACTGCTGTCCGGATTCATGAAATTTCGTCACACTCATCGTCAATCGTCTATCGTCTATTGTGGTGCCGCTGGCACCGTAATACTGCAATAGGGGTAACTGCATGGTCGAACAAAACGTACACGGGTCGCTGTCGCGGCGCCGCTTCTTCGGCGCTGCGGCCGCCACCGCGGTAGCAGCCGCAGTCGCGGGGTCCCAATGGTCGCTCGCCGCTGCTGCACCGGTCGGCGAGGCCTCGCTCACGGTGCCGCCCGAGTTCCCCGGGGGAATCGACCTCTATCAGCAGAGCTACGTGAACTGGTCCAAAGAGATCGTCTTCGACCACGTCTGGACATGCGCACCGCGGGGTGAAGGCGAGGTGGTGACGCTGGCCAACTGGGCCGCGAAGCACGGCTACACGCTACGAGCACGCGGCTCCATGCACGGCTGGAGTCCGTTGACGGTGGTCCCCGGATACCCCGTCGACAAGGTAGTTCTCCTCGACACGACCACGCACCTGATCGGCGTGAGCGTGGATCCGACGGGGTCCCCTGCCACGGTGACCGCTCAGGGTGGCGCGAGCCTGCTGTCCATATTGACCGCACTCGAAGGCCACGGACTGGGTTGGTCGAGTATCCCGGCCATCGGCGACATCACCATCGGCGGCGCTCTCGCTATCGACGCGCACGGCGCCACCCCTCCAGCCGACGGAGAAAGTGCAGTCCCCGGAACCAGCTTCGGTACCGTCAGCAATCTTGTCACCGCCCTGACGGCTGTGGTCTGGGACGATTCCGTAGGAGAATACGTCGCGCGGGCCTTCATCCGTTCCGACCCGGCCATTCGCCCACTGCTCACTCACCTGGGCCGCACCTTCATCACCTCGGTGACGCTCCAGGCAGGCGCCGACAAACGCCTCCGATGTCTCAGCACCTTCGACGTCGGCTGGCAGGAACTGTTCGCCCCGGCGGGTTCCCCGGGTCGGACTTTCGAGAAGTATCTCGCCGAGTTCGGAAGCGTCGAAGCCATCTGGTTCCCGTTCACCCAGGAGCCGTGGCTCAAAATATGGAGCGACGAACCGAACCGGCCGGAACAATCACGGGAAGTGACCGGACCGTACAACTACGCGTTCTCCGATATGATCCCCGAGCCGCTCACCGACGGGCTGGGTGTAGTGGCGACACAGCTCGCGGCCGGCACACCTGCATTCGGCGCGTCGCAGCTCGACGCAGTCAAGGCGGGCATGGCACTCACCGGTACCGCCGACATCTGGGGCACATCGAAGAACGTCCGCTTGTACCTGCGCGCGACCACACTGCGAGTGACCGCGGGCGGAGGCGTGGTGCTCGCACTCAGGTCCGATGTCGCCACGATCATCCACGACATGACCAACTGGATCGACGAGCGGCTCACGCATTACAGCTCACTGGGTCAGTACCCGGTCAACGGCCCTTTCGAGGTGCGCTTGTGTGGACTCGACAAAGATGCGGATGTGTCCGTGGAAAGCTCGGGCCCGCCGTCTCTTTCAGCGTTGTCCCCGGTTCCCGGCCATCCGGAATGGGACACGGCAATCTGGCTGAACGTGGTCTCTTTCCCCGGCACGCCAGGCATGCATGCATTCTTCCGCGAAATGGAGCTGTGGATGCATGGACACTATTGCGGTTCACTCGGCACTATGCGGCCCGAATACTCGAAGGGCTGGGCGTTCACCAACGACCAGTCACACGCCGACACCGAGTTTCTGACCCGAACACTCCCCTCCCGGTACCCCGAGTGGGAGTCCGCCTCCGCAGCATTCGACGAGTTCGACCCACGAAGAATCTTCCGAAACCCCTTCCTCGACAAGGTAATGCCATGAAAATATTCGAAACTGCCGACCTCGGCCCCCTCACGCTACGTAACCGTGTCATCAAAGCCGCGACCTTCGAAGGACGCACCCCGGAAGCTCTGGTGACCGATGAGCTGATCGATTTCCACCGAGCCGTCGCTGCCGGCGGTGCCGCCATGACCACCGTCGCCTACTGCGCATCCTCGCCCGAGGGCAGAACCGACCGCCATCAGATTTGGATGCGCCCGGAAGCTGTTGCAGGACTCACCCGTCTGACCGAAGCCGTCCACGCCGAGGGCGCCGCCATCTCCGCTCAGATCGGGCACGCGGGACCGGTTGCGAACTCGCAATCCAACCGTGCGACGGCATTGGCCTCTTCGTGGCAGATCAGCCCTCTGAGCATGCGGCTGACGAGGACAGCGAGCGCATCCGACCTCGATCGCATCGTCGCCGATCATGCCCGCGCAGCCAGAATCGCCGTGCAGTCCGGATTCGATGCTGTCGAACTGCATTTCGGGCACAACTATCTCGTCAGCTCATTTCTCAGCCCAGCGCTGAACCACAGGTCCGACCAGTTCGGCGGGAGCCTCGAAAACCGGGCGCGCGTCGCACGGGCCGTAGCCTCGGCCGTGCGCGCCGAAGTAGGAACCGAGATCGCCGTCACCGCGAAGTTGAACATGGACGACGGAGTCCCGGGCGGCTTCTGGCTCGACGAGAGCCTCCAGGTTGCCCAGTGGCTGGAAAGCGACGGCTCGCTCGATGCGCTCGAGTTGACCGCAGGTAGTTCGCTGAAGAACCCGATGTACCTCTTTCGCGGAGATGTACCGTTACGCGACTTCGCGGCGTCGTTCCCACAACCGCAGCGAGCCGGTATCCGCATGGTGGGCAGCAAGTTCTTGCGCACTTACCCCTACAAAGAGGCTTATCTGCTCGAACAGGCACGCCAGTTCCGCAGTGCAGTGGACCTCCCGCTCATCCTTCTCGGCGGTATATCCACGCGGGAAACGATGGACCTCGCCATGACCGAAGGATTCGAGTTCGTGGCGATGGCGCGCGCACTTCTGCGTGAACCGGATTTGATCAACAGGATGCAGAAAGAGGAAGTCACTTCCTCTCTCTGCATACATTGCAATCGCTGTATGCCCACCATCTACAGCGGCACGCGCTGTGTCCTCGTACAAGAAGGAACTCGATGAATCGCTTGGCCGGACGCGTCGCATTGGTAAGCGGCGCAGCACGCGGAATGGGCCTGGCCCACGCTGCCGCGATGATCGCCGAGGGCGCAAAAGTTGTCCTGGGCGACATCCTCGACGAGGAAGGCGCTTCGGCAGCAAGCGAATTGGGCGACGCCGCACACTACATGCATCTCGACGTCACCTCGGAAGACAGCTGGGCCGAGGCCGTCGCAGCGACCACCGAGAAGTTCGGACCGGTCACAGTTCTGGTCAACAACGCCGGCATAGTAGGCGGCAACCTGATCACCGCCTACGAAACCACCGAGTGGCAGCGCATTCTCGACATCAACCTCACCGGAACGTTTCTCGGTATCCGAGCCTGCGCCCAATCGATGATCGACGCAGGTGGCGGCTCGATCATCAACATCTCCTCCGTCGAAGGGTTCCGCGGTAGTCCTGGACTGCACGGTTACACCGCCACGAAGTTCGCAGTGCGCGGCCTGACGAAATCCGTGGCGCTCGAGCTGGCGCCGAAGAAGGTACGGGTCAACTCCATTCACCCCGGCTTCGTTCACAGCCCGATGACCGAAGGCATCCCCGAAGACTTCCTACAGATCCCACTCGGTCGTGGCGGCAATGCCTCCGAAGTGTCCTCGATGGTCGTCTTCCTGGCCAGTGAAGAGTCCTCCTACTCCACCGGATCCGAGTTCATCGTCGACGGCGGGCTGATGGCAGGCGTCCCACATCGCACCTTCGACTGAGTTGCCTGGTACACCGGCGGGTGCACAGTGCGCCCGCCGGTCAGGACGTCTTAGTAGCTGCGGTTGATCTCGCGTGCACGGGTTACGCGACGCAGTGGATCAAGTTCGAGAGCGACAACGCCACCTCTGCGCACCTCCATACTCCCCGACAGATGGGTCCTACGAGCGACGGCGTTGTAGCTGTATCGGTAAGAACGATTGTCGGGATAATTCATGACCGGACATGTTTTCTCCTACTGACTCCGAGCGGCAGTAAGCCGTTGTAAAGAAACGATAGGAAAGTCCCGAACAAACCGGTATCGGTGAACCTACCGATACCGGTTTCTCCTCGCGGTCAAGCCAAAAGTGGAGAAAGTTGCTGGGCGTGCTCGCGCAAGGAGGGTAAGCACCGTCGCAACGCAACCGCATTCGACGCGCTACCGGACAGTGCGAGGCCGGCAACCAGAGAACCGGACTGCGACCTGATCGGCACTGCCAGGCACGCGGTATCGTCGTCGATTTCGCCGGTCTGAACGGCAAAACCATCGACTCGCACATTCCGTAAATGTGTCTCGAGTTCGCTTCGAGTTACTATCGTCGAACGTGTCAATGCGGTCGGCCCTGTCGGCGGCAGTGCAGCAATGGGATCACTCTTCTCCGCAAGCAGTAGCTTCCCCAGCGCAACCGCGTGCAGGTTCCGATTCAAGAACGACTCGTCGTGCGGCATCGGGTACTCCGGGTCATTGTCTGCGATACGAAGTGCCGAGTTCGTGAAGTAAGCCAGGTGTACACCGAATCTGACGGTCATACGGAAGTCAGCAAGAACTTCGCGCGCAGCTGTGCAGACTGTTGGGGTTACTGCGGCATCGATCAGCACCGAGATCTTGTGACCCAGCGCAAAGCCCGATAAATCGGGAAGCCTGACCAGGTACCCCTCCCCTGCCAGGATGTTGAGTAGTCGGTACGTAGTCGCCGAGGGCATATCCAGTACCGCTGCGACGTCCTTGGCCGTCACCCCGGCACCTGCGCGGGCTACCGCCTCGAGCACGCGTAGCGCACTCTGCACAGCCTTGGGTTGGCGGCCCGAGAACGAGCTGTCGTTACCGCTCACCTCCGAACCTCCCACGGCCGGTAACTCGTCAAGATATCGTCTGCGGTTGTTTCGTCGTACACGCCGACGCGGGCGCGTGCCTCACTGCCGCGTCGAGCACGCACGAAGAAGACCCCATACCCGACCGCGAGCAGCAGGATGTACACCGCCGTTCCGGCCCCTGCGATGTAGGTGCGGGACAACGCCGCCCACGTGATGAGTGCGGTGAGCATCGTTGCTGCCGCGATGCCGATCACCAGGGGTGTGCGAGTCAGCTCCCCGATTCGGCGC
This region of Rhodococcus sp. PAMC28707 genomic DNA includes:
- a CDS encoding NADH:flavin oxidoreductase produces the protein MKIFETADLGPLTLRNRVIKAATFEGRTPEALVTDELIDFHRAVAAGGAAMTTVAYCASSPEGRTDRHQIWMRPEAVAGLTRLTEAVHAEGAAISAQIGHAGPVANSQSNRATALASSWQISPLSMRLTRTASASDLDRIVADHARAARIAVQSGFDAVELHFGHNYLVSSFLSPALNHRSDQFGGSLENRARVARAVASAVRAEVGTEIAVTAKLNMDDGVPGGFWLDESLQVAQWLESDGSLDALELTAGSSLKNPMYLFRGDVPLRDFAASFPQPQRAGIRMVGSKFLRTYPYKEAYLLEQARQFRSAVDLPLILLGGISTRETMDLAMTEGFEFVAMARALLREPDLINRMQKEEVTSSLCIHCNRCMPTIYSGTRCVLVQEGTR
- a CDS encoding glucose 1-dehydrogenase, with amino-acid sequence MNRLAGRVALVSGAARGMGLAHAAAMIAEGAKVVLGDILDEEGASAASELGDAAHYMHLDVTSEDSWAEAVAATTEKFGPVTVLVNNAGIVGGNLITAYETTEWQRILDINLTGTFLGIRACAQSMIDAGGGSIINISSVEGFRGSPGLHGYTATKFAVRGLTKSVALELAPKKVRVNSIHPGFVHSPMTEGIPEDFLQIPLGRGGNASEVSSMVVFLASEESSYSTGSEFIVDGGLMAGVPHRTFD
- a CDS encoding helix-turn-helix domain-containing protein — encoded protein: MNPDSSSGKGRAGRPRDSSVDDRVLSATRELLMELGWEELSMRGVAARAGVGRGTIDRRWSSKAELVLHSILGATPDLEPFDGTDPNGWVRWVATGSRELFAKPEVRAAVPGLISTFTRNEDLRRQLWQSFSGPPAELFSAGSSRDAADDAMLDARALIAMAAGASLFLSIIATEDDTDPVHLRIEELLLRAIDQKPR
- a CDS encoding IclR family transcriptional regulator C-terminal domain-containing protein, whose product is MSGNDSSFSGRQPKAVQSALRVLEAVARAGAGVTAKDVAAVLDMPSATTYRLLNILAGEGYLVRLPDLSGFALGHKISVLIDAAVTPTVCTAAREVLADFRMTVRFGVHLAYFTNSALRIADNDPEYPMPHDESFLNRNLHAVALGKLLLAEKSDPIAALPPTGPTALTRSTIVTRSELETHLRNVRVDGFAVQTGEIDDDTACLAVPIRSQSGSLVAGLALSGSASNAVALRRCLPSLREHAQQLSPLLA
- a CDS encoding cholesterol oxidase substrate-binding domain-containing protein → MVEQNVHGSLSRRRFFGAAAATAVAAAVAGSQWSLAAAAPVGEASLTVPPEFPGGIDLYQQSYVNWSKEIVFDHVWTCAPRGEGEVVTLANWAAKHGYTLRARGSMHGWSPLTVVPGYPVDKVVLLDTTTHLIGVSVDPTGSPATVTAQGGASLLSILTALEGHGLGWSSIPAIGDITIGGALAIDAHGATPPADGESAVPGTSFGTVSNLVTALTAVVWDDSVGEYVARAFIRSDPAIRPLLTHLGRTFITSVTLQAGADKRLRCLSTFDVGWQELFAPAGSPGRTFEKYLAEFGSVEAIWFPFTQEPWLKIWSDEPNRPEQSREVTGPYNYAFSDMIPEPLTDGLGVVATQLAAGTPAFGASQLDAVKAGMALTGTADIWGTSKNVRLYLRATTLRVTAGGGVVLALRSDVATIIHDMTNWIDERLTHYSSLGQYPVNGPFEVRLCGLDKDADVSVESSGPPSLSALSPVPGHPEWDTAIWLNVVSFPGTPGMHAFFREMELWMHGHYCGSLGTMRPEYSKGWAFTNDQSHADTEFLTRTLPSRYPEWESASAAFDEFDPRRIFRNPFLDKVMP
- a CDS encoding DUF5313 family protein; protein product: MTTAPRPSVRQIAAYLAGRPLPEKFSAWVIHDITGPGSTRHYATRCIVPLVPLLAVCLLVPGPLFVRAGMMLILLLPFVYFMIALKPIYQRHRLVTHGLDPALLTAYKQRTIDDDAARYSARYRGF